The DNA sequence CTGAAGAAAATCCGCGGCGCTCATATTGGTTGGTGGTACGACAGGCAGGCCGGCGCGCGCCAGCAACCGCACGGCTCGGTTACGCTCATTGGCGGCGATCCACCCAAGTTGCCGCGACATTTCGAGAGCCATGACCGTACCCGCCGATACGGCTTCACCATGCAGCCACACGCCGTAGCCCTGATAAGTCTCGATGGCATGACCAAAGGTATGGCCGAGATTGAGCGTGGCGCGAATGCCCGACTCCCGCTCGTCCGCTCCCACCACCCTGGCCTTCGCCGCACAGGAGCGCCGTATAGCTTCGGTAAGCGCCGCATGATCAAGGCTGCGAAGCGAGTCGATATTGTCTTCGAGCCAGCTCAGGAACGGCTCGTCGCAGATCAAGCCATACTTGATCACCTCAGCCAGACCAGCCGATAACTCGCGCGGCGGTAAGGTCGACAAGGTTGCGATGTCGATCAGCACTGCCTGCGGCTGGTAGAAGGCACCGACCATGTTCTTGCCAAGCGGGTGATTGATGCCCGTCTTACCGCCCACGGACGAATCGACCTGGGACAGCAGTGTCGTCGGGACTTGAATGAAATCAACGCCACGCTGGTAACAGGCGGCCGCAAAACCGGCCATGTCACCTATGACACCGCCACCCAACGCGATGACCGTGGTGTTGCGGTCATGCCTGGCCGTCAGCAAAGCATCGAAAATCGACTGCAGAGTTTGCCAGTTTTTGTGCGCTTCTCCGTCTGGCAGAACCACGGAAGTGACCGAGTAATCAGCGAGACTGCGCGAAAGCCGGTCAAGATAAAGCGGCGCAACGGTATCGTTGGTAACGATCGCAACTTGCTTGCCACGAATGTGACGGGACAACAGATCACCACGATCGATGAGCTGCTCGCCAATGAATATCGGATAGCTTCGCTCGCCGAGATCGACATGTAGAGTCTGCATAGGGGGCCCACGATTAAAGGGAGCTAGGATAACGCAGATCGACCCAGGCTTTCACGAGGCGCTAGAGCTTGAAGCTGCCCAATGATTTCCACCACGACCAGGCGTGGGGGACGCTCATCCGTCTGGACCACAATGTCCGCGATTTCACGGTACAGCGGATCCCGCACAGCCATCAGATTGGTGAGAATCTCGCGGGGATTGGGCGTTTGCAACAGCGGACGGTTGCGGTCCCGAGAGGTGCGGTCGAGCTGCTGCTCAACCGAAGTACAGAGGTAAATCACCCGCCCGCCAGCACATAACACCTGACGATTGTCCGCTCGGAGCACCGCACCACCGCCAGTTGCCAGCACGACGCCGTCTATCTGGCACAATTCATTGATAGCGACGTGCTCCCTTTCACGGAAGCCCTGCTCTCCCTCGACATCGAATATCAGCGGGATGCTTGCACCGGTGCGTTGTTCGATCTCCTTGTCGGAATCCCGAAAAGGGAGGCGAAGCTCCTTGGCGAGCAAGCGCCCGATGGTGCTTTTGCCAGCCCCCATCGGGCCGACGAGGATGATATTGGGCATTGGTTGTCTAACGGCTGGCTTGGATCGCCTGATTATTCATGATCCGAGGAGTAATGAATACCAGCAGCTCAGATTTCCGGTCTTGAATCAAATCACGACGGAATATCCGGCCTACGAACGGCAGATCGCCTAAGAACGGAACCTTGTCAACGGATTTGCTCTGAGTATTAGAGAACACACCGCCAATTACGATCGTCTCACCATCAGTGACCAAGACTTTTGCGTTGACCTCGTTTTTACGGATAGCAGGGATACCACCGGTGCTGGCAGCTTGCGAGAAATCAGGCTCATCCTTGGTGACCTTCACTTCCATGATGATGCGGTTATCAGGAGTGATTTGCGGAGTGACCTCCAAAGATAACGCCGCCTCCTTGAAAGAAGTGCTGGTCGCGCCACTGGAACTCGCCTCCTGATAGGGCACTTCCGAGCCTTTTAAGATTTTTGCGGTCTCCTTGTCTGCGGTAACGACCTTCGGTTGCGATACAACCTCTCCATTACCTGTTTTTTCCATGGCAGAGAGTTGAAGATCAAGGATGGCATTATTGGTGACGAAGCCCAAGCCAATCCCGGAGGTTGCACCGACTGCGCCCAAGTCAACAAAAGGAGTATTTAGAGGTACTTCACGAATCCCGGGGAAACGTCCGACCTGCTGGGAAGGAATATACCCCTCGTCACCCGGTTTACCGCTTGCATTAGGATCATCAGCTACGCCGAGCTGCCCGTTTTTGCCCCAAGCATTCCATTTGTCACCGGCCCAGAGATTCCCCCCCCAACGCACACCCAGGCTCTTGTCATAATCAACGTTAGCCTCGACTATGCGAGCCTCGATCATGACCTGACGTACGGGAATATCCAGTTGCGCCACGATGCGCCGCAGCTCGTCGAGCCGCTCCTGCGTCTGGTAGGCGATGATGTTGTT is a window from the Pseudomonas sp. MTM4 genome containing:
- the aroB gene encoding 3-dehydroquinate synthase yields the protein MQTLHVDLGERSYPIFIGEQLIDRGDLLSRHIRGKQVAIVTNDTVAPLYLDRLSRSLADYSVTSVVLPDGEAHKNWQTLQSIFDALLTARHDRNTTVIALGGGVIGDMAGFAAACYQRGVDFIQVPTTLLSQVDSSVGGKTGINHPLGKNMVGAFYQPQAVLIDIATLSTLPPRELSAGLAEVIKYGLICDEPFLSWLEDNIDSLRSLDHAALTEAIRRSCAAKARVVGADERESGIRATLNLGHTFGHAIETYQGYGVWLHGEAVSAGTVMALEMSRQLGWIAANERNRAVRLLARAGLPVVPPTNMSAADFLQHMAVDKKVLNGKLRLVLLKRLGEAVVTGDFPRQMLEATLNVNYDALAQESNI
- the aroK gene encoding shikimate kinase AroK, encoding MPNIILVGPMGAGKSTIGRLLAKELRLPFRDSDKEIEQRTGASIPLIFDVEGEQGFREREHVAINELCQIDGVVLATGGGAVLRADNRQVLCAGGRVIYLCTSVEQQLDRTSRDRNRPLLQTPNPREILTNLMAVRDPLYREIADIVVQTDERPPRLVVVEIIGQLQALAPRESLGRSALS